AGGCGTGCGTGCGCAGCGGCGCGGAGGACTGCGTGCTCGGCCCCGTGCGCATCAACGAGCTGCAGGCGCGTCTGGACGTGCTGCGGGACAAGACGCCCTGGTCCGCGCCCCGGCTGGTGGAGCGGCGCACCCCGCGCACCGTGCTGCTGGTGGGCGAGACGCCGGACGCGCACGACGCCCTGGGTCCGCACCTGGAGGCGTGTGGCCACCACCTGCTCCACGCCGCCACCCGCGAGCGCGCCCTGGCCCTGGCGGCCGAGCACGCCGAGCCCATCCACCTGCTGCTCGTGCGCACCGCCGTCACCTCGGCCGAGGAGATGCTGCGCGTGGAGCACCTGCGCACGGACGCGCACCTGGGCCGCGTGCCCACCGTGGTGGTGACGGACGCCGACGTCACGGACGTGCAGTCCTTCGGGCAGGTGTGGATGAGCGCGCGCACCCTGGCGCCCCGCCACCTGCTGGCCCGCATCAACGGCCTGCTGCAGCGCAACCTGGCGGCGCTCCTGGTGGACGAGCGCGTGCCCTTCGTCTGCCCCGTGGAGTTCCGCGAGGTGGGCGGCTACTCGTGGAGCTCCTGCTACTCCAGCGCGCTCAGCCCTGGTGCCCTCTTCGTGCGCACCCTGGTGCCCGCCCGCTCCGGCTCCGCGCTGGAGCTGCGCATCCACCTGCCCACCACCCGCGAGGTGCTCGAGGGCCCCGGGCTCGTCGCCTGGTCCAACGCCTACGCGCCCCGACGCACCGCCTCCTATCCGCTCGGCATGGGCATCCAGTTCCTGGGCATGAGTCCCCGGCGGCTGATGCAGCTGCGCGAGCTCATCCGCTTCAGCAGTGGCGCCTGAGTCCCCCCTTCTCCAACCTCCCACTCCAACGCCGGAGGAATGTCATGCCCAAGAAGAAGATCCTCCTCGTCGATGACTCCCACACCGTCCTGCTGCTGCACAGGATGATGCTGTCCCATTGCGGCTACGAGCTGCTCACCGCACGGGATGGACAGGAGGCACTCGACAAGGCCTTCGTCGAACGTCCGGACCTCATCTTCCTGGATGTCCTCATGCCGCGCCTGGATGGTTTCCAGACGTGCCGGGCCCTGCGCCTGCGCTCGGAGATGAAGGACGTGCCCATCATCCTCGTCACCACCCGGGGCGAGCCGCACTACGTGCGCCAGGGCTTCGAGAGCGGTTGCACCGACTACATCACCAAGCCCTTCGATGGAGAGGAGCTGCTGGCCAAGGTCCGCAGCCACTTGGAGGAGGCACGGCCCTCATGAGGGAGCAGCTTCGCTGGGAGAACGAGGCACTGCGCGCGGAGGTGGCCACCCTGCGCGCGGAGAACGAGCAACTCAAGCGCTCGCTCGAGCGCAGGAGCGAGGACGAGCAGTGGCGCGCCCAGCGCCAGGGGCTGGTGGAGGCGGAGCTCTCCCATCTGGTGCGCCTGCGCGTGGCCTCCCAGCGCCTGCACGAGTCGCTGAATCCCGGAGAGTTGATGGACATCCTCCAGGACCTGCTCGTCAACCTGGTGGGCTCGGAGATGCTGGGCATCTTCGAGCTGGAGCCCACGGGCCAGACGCTGGTGCTGCGGGTGTCCATGGGCATCGACGCCGAGCGCTTCCGCCGGCTGCCTCTGGGGGAGGACCCCATCGGAAGGGCGGCGCGCACCGGCGCGCCCTGGCTGGCGGACCTGATGGAGGGCGTGTCCGAGCAGGCGCGGCATGAGGGGCCTCGCGCGTGCGTGCCCCTGCGCCTGGGCGGCCACGTGCTGGGAATGATGGTGCTCTTTGGTCTCTTGCCTCACAAACAGCGCCTCGTGCAGGAGGACCGCGAGCTGCTGGAGCTGCTCGCGACCGAGGGGGCGCGAGCCCTCTACTGCGCGCGAGGCATCTCCGCCGGGACACGGTCCTGAGCGGGAACCACTTCGTGGAGGGGGACACGGTGGACCTGGATCGCGAGCAACTGCTCGCCACCTTCGCCGAGGAGTCGGGAGAGCTCCTCAACGAGATGGAGCAGAAGCTCCTCGCTCTGGAGACGCATCCGGACGAGGAGGGGTTGATGTGCATCTTCCGGGGCGCGCACACGGTGAAGGGCGCCGCGGGAGCACTGGGTTTCTCCGCCATGGCGGATGTGGCGCACGTGGTGGAGGACGTGCTGGAGGTGGTGCAGGAGCGGCGGCTGCCGGTGTCGGACGAGCAGGTGTCGCTGCTGCTGGAGTCCGTGGACCGGCTGCGGGAGATGATGCAGGGCGCGCTGGTGGGGCGGGAGGGGCCGCTGGAGGGCCATGAGGCCCTGCTGGAGCGGCTGCGCGCCTGTGGCGCCGCGCTGCGCCAGCAGGCCCGGCCGATGGTGGCGCCCGCCGTGCCGGCGGAGGAGCCGGTGGTGGAGGAGGCGCCCGCGGGAGGGCGTCGGGGGCGCACGCTGCGGGTGGACCTGGAGAAGCTGGACCGCATCGCCACGCTTACGGGCGAGCTGGCCATCGCCCGCACGCGCCTGGCCCAGGTGCTGTCCACGGGCACGGCGGAGGAGGCCCTGGGGGTGCACCTCGAGGCGGACCGGCTCCACGAGGAGCTGCGCGAGGAGGTGATGCGGGTGCGGATGGTGCCGGTGGGACCGCTCTTCCGGCAGCACCTGCGCACGGTGAGGGACCTGGCGCGAGCGGAGCGGAAGTGGGCGCGGCTGGTGCTCAAGGGCGAGGACGTGGAGGTGGACACGGCGCTGGTGGACGGCCTGCGCGAGCCGCTGCTGCACCTGGTGCGCAACGCGGTGGACCATGGCCTGGAGACGCCGGACGAGCGGCGGGCCGCGGGCAAGGAGGCATGCGGCACGCTGGTGCTGAGGGCCTTCCACGAGCCGGGCTCGCTGGTGGTGGAGCTGTCCGACGATGGCCGGGGCCTGCGCTACGACAGGCTCCGGGAGAAGGCGCGAGGGCTGGGGCTGGAGCCGGAGCGGATGACGGTGGAGGAGCTGGAGGAGCTCGTCTTCATGCCGGGGCTGTCCACGGCGGACACGGTGACGGAGGTGTCCGGGCGCGGGGTGGGCATGGACGTGGTGCGCCGCAGTGTCGAGGCACTGCGGGGCATGGTGACGCTGCGCTCGGAGGAAGGGCGTGGCACCACGATGACGCTGCGGGTGCCGCTGACGCTGGCCACCATCCAGGGCTTCTCGGTGGGGGTGGGCGAGGAGACGTACGTGCTGCCGCTGGACGCGGTGCGCGAGTGCCTGGAGCTGCCGGCGGAGCGGTGCGGCCAGCCCGGCGGTGGTGTGTTGAATCTGCGGGGCCGGTCGCTGCCCTACCTGCGGCTGCGCGAGGTGTTGGGCGTGGAGGGCCCCGGGCCCGCTCGGGAGAATGTCGTCGTGCTGGGCCACGGTGGGGGCCGCGCGGGCCTGGTGGTGGACGCGCTGCACGGCGAGGGCCAGTGCGTCCTCAAGCCCCTGGGCCGGCTCTTCCGACACGTCCCCGGCGTTTCCGGCTCCACCATCCTCGGCAGCGGGCGCGTGGGACTCGTCCTGGACGTGCCCACCCTCCTGCGCATGGCCATGCGTCAGCGGGCCGCCGCGAGGTGAGTCCCCCGTTCCTCCACGCTTTTTCCAGAGAGAGAATCATGCTCGAGAACCTCACCATCTCCCGGAAGCTGCAGCTCGGATTCGGCGTGCTCGTCGCGCTGCTCGTCGCCGCCATCTGGGGTGCTTTCTCCTTCTTCATGATGCTGGTGGGCTACGACTGGTACTACCGCTCCCACGAGGTGCGGATCGAGCTGCGCTCCATGGGCATCGCCCACATCGACACGGAGCGCCGGGTGCAGGAGTACCTGCTCACGGGCAACGAATCCATCCTCGAGCCACTGGCTCAGCGGAAGAACACGTTCCTCAAGTCCCACGCCCAGGTGAAGAAGCTGGTGGGCGACAACGCCAGCGAGCAGGAGCAGCTCCAGCAGATGCTGGACCAGTACCAGCAGCAGTTCCTCCCGCATATCGAGCACCTGCAGCAGTTGCGCCGGGACGTGGATGCCGGGCGTGTCCCCATGCAGGCGATCGTCGACTACCTGAAGCAGGGCAAGGGGCAGAGGCTCCTGAACGACCTGTATGGCCTGGCGGAGAGCATCAGCCAGAGCGAGATCGCGGAGCGCCAGAGGCTCGAGGAGATATCCGACGCGCAGGTGCAATCGGTCAAGCAGATGTTGGTGACCGGGGGCGTGGTGGGTCCATTGCTGGCGGTGCTGCTGGCGTGGATGTTGTCACGCAGCATCGTGCGGCCGCTGCAAGGGGCGATGGATCTCACCGGGAAGCTGGCGTCGGGGGACCTCACCCACTCCATCGAGGTGCGGGGCAGGGACGAGACGGCGCGGATGATGGTGGGGCTGAGGGAGATGGTGCAGCGCTTCAACAGCGTGCTGGGTGAGGTGAGAGGGGCGGTGGGCTCGCTGTCAGGGGCTTCGGGACAGGTAGCGGCGGCGGCGCAAGCGCTGTCACAGGGGACGAGCACGCAGGCGGCATCGGTGGAGGAGACGACGACGAGCCTCAGCCAGCTGAGCGCCTCCATCAGCCAGAACGCGGAGACGAGCAAGCTGCTGGAGGGGATGGCGGTGCAGGGGGCGACGGACGCGGAGGAGAGCGGGCTGGCGGTGAACGAGACGGTGGAGGCGATGGCGGCCATCGCCGAGCGGATCGGAATCGTGGAGGAGATCGCGTACCAGACGAACCTGCTGGCACTCAACGCGGCGGTGGAGGCGGCGAGGGCGGGGGAGCACGGGAGGGGATTCGCGGTGGTGGCGTCGGAGGTGAGGAAGCTGGCGGAGAGGAGTCAGAAGGCGGCCAAGGAGATTGGAGGACTGGCGAGCAGCAGCGTGAAGGTGGCGGAGCGCTCGGGGATGCTGCTGAAGCAGCTGGTGCCGTCCATCCGCAAGACGGCGCAGCTGGTGCAGCAGGTGGCGGCGGTGTCGAGGGAGCAGGCCAGCGGGGTGATGCAGATGAACCGGGCGATGGTGCAGGTGGACCAGGTGACGCAGCGGAACGCGTCGGCGGCGGAGGAGCTGTCGTCGACGGCGGAGGAGCTGGCGGCGCAGGCGGAGTCGCTGCAGCAGATGATGACGTTCTTCCGGGTGGCGGGGCAGGTGGCGGCGCAGCAGGTGCGCTCGCTGAGGCCGCCACCGGTGCAGCTGCCGATACACCCGCCCGCGCAGGGGTTGAGGGCGATGGCGCAGGCGATGCCCGCGGCGCAGGCGACGCATGCCAGCTTCCCGGTGGTGACGGATCGCGCGGCGGCCGCCTCGGACCAGGACTTCAAACGCTTCTAGACGCAGACCCAACCTGAAGCAGTGCTCCAGCGGACAGCGACGTCATCCAAAGGCATACCCTCCATGTTCGACAACCTCAGCATCACCCGGAAGCTGCAGCTCGGATTCGGCGCGGTCGTCGCGTTGCTCTTCGTCGTCACCTGGGGGTCCTTCATCCTCTTCGTCGACCTGGTGAAGACCGCTGAAGAAGACTACCGCTCCTTCGAGGGCGTGCAGGAGGTCCGCTCCATGGGCATTGCCCTGCTGGACCATGAGGCCCGATTGCAGGCCTTCGCGCTCACCGGCAACGAGAACTACGCCCAGATCCTGCCCCAACGTCAATCCGAGTTCCTCCGGAGCCACGGCAAGGTGAAGGAGCTGATGCTGGACAACGCCTACGAGCAGGAACTGCTCCAGAAGATGCTGGACCAGTACCAGCAGCACTTCCTTCCCTATGCCGAGCGCCTGCTGGCGCTGCGGCGGGGTGTGGATGCCGGACGCGTGCCCATGGAGCAACTCCTGGACTACGCCAAGAACGCCCAGGGACAGACTGTCGTGGAGGCCATGCGGGGCATGGCGATCGCTCTCAGGCAGGAGGAGCAGAACCAGCGCGACCGGCGGAACGAGGCGAGCGGGGCGCATGTTGCCCTGGTGAAGCAGATGTTGGCGGCGGGAGGGGTGGTGGGTCCATTGCTGGCGGTGCTGCTGGCGTGGGCGCTGTCACGCAGCATCGTGCGGCCGCTGCACGAGGGCGCCCGGCTCACCGGGAAGCTGGCATCGGGGGACCTCACCCACTCCATCGAGGCGAATGGGCGGGATGAGACGGCGCTGATGATGAGAGGGCTGAGGGAGATGGTGCAGCGCTTCAACAGCGTGCTGGGAGAGGTGAGGGGTGCGGTGGGGTCGCTGTCAGGGGCCTCGGGACAGGTGGCGGCGGCGGCGCAGGCGCTGTCACAGGGGACGAGCACGCAAGCGGCGTCGGTGGAGGAGTCGACGACGAGTCTCAACCAGCTGAGCGTCTCCATCAGCCAGAACGCGGAGACGAGCAAGCTGCTGGAGGGGATGGCGGTGCAGGGGGCGACGGACGCGGAGGAGAGCGGGCTGGCGGTGAACGAGACGGTGGAGGCGATGGCGGCCATCGCCGAGCGGATCGGAATCGTGGAGGAGATCGCGTACCAGACGAACCTGCTGGCACTCAACGCGGCGGTGGAGGCGGCGAGGGCGGGGGAGCACGGGAGGGGATTCGCGGTGGTGGCGTCGGAGGTGAGGAAGCTGGCGGAGAGGAGTCAGAAGGCGGCCAAGGAGATTGGAGGACTGGCGAGCAGCAGCGTGAAGGTGGCGGAGCGCTCGGGGATGCTGCTGAAGCAGCTGGTGCCGTCCATCCGCAAGACGGCGCAGCTGGTGCAGCAGGTGGCGGCGGTGTCGAGGGAGCAGGCCAGCGGGGTGATGCAGATGAACCGGGCGATGGTGCAGGTGGACCAGGTGACGCAGCGGAACGCGTCGGCGGCGGAGGAGCTGTCGTCGACGGCGGAGGAGCTGGCGGCGCAGGCGGAGTCGCTGCAGCAGATGATGACGTTCTTCCGGGTGGCGGAGCATGTGCAGGGAGCGGTGCAGCAGGTGCGCTCGCTGAGGCCGCCGCCGGTGCAGCTGTCGATGCATCCGCCCGCGCAGGGGTTGAGGGCGGTGGCGCAGGCGACGCCCGCGGCGCATGCCGGCCTTCCGATGATGTCGGAGCGCGCGGCGGCTGCCTCGGAACAGGACTTCAAGCGCTTCTAGGACGGAGAGCCCCACCATGAGCATGAGCACGAATACGAGCACGGCCCCGGAGATCGCCCGTCCGGCGCAGTACCTCGGCTTCTCCCTGGCCGGTGAGACGTACGCCATCGAGCTGCTGCGCATCCGGGAGATCATCGAGCACGTTCCCATCACCCGGGTGCCGGGCATGCCTCCCGCGGTGCTGGGGGTCATCAACCTGCGGGGCCGGGTGGTGCCGGTGGTGGACCTCGCGATGACGATGGGGCTCGGCCCGCGCCCCATCACCCGGTGGACGTGCTTCGTCATCGTCGAGGTGATGCTGGACGGCGAGCGCACGGCGCTGGGGCTGCTGGCCGACTCCGTCAGCGAGGTGATCGACCTGGGCGCGGACGACATCGAGCCGCCGCCCGCCTTCGGTACTCGCGCTCCGGTGGGCTACCTGCGGGGCATGGGCCGCCAGGAGCAGCGCTTCATCCTCCTGCTGGACCTGGAACGGCTGCTGTCCGCCGAGGAGCTGTTGGGCCTCGTGGGGGGCGCGGCCAGTGGGGGCGCATGAGAGCGGTGACCCCGGTCGAAGCGCTGCTGTCCGGCGTGGGCCCGCTCCCGCTGTCCGAGCGGGAGTTCGTCCTCTTCCAGGCCCTGGTGGAGCGCGAGGTGGGCATCCACCTGGGCCCCACGAAGCAGGCGCTGCTGGTGGGGCGGCTGTCCCGGCGGGTGCGCTCGCTGGGGCTGCCGTCCTTCGCCGCCTACTACCGGTTCGTCATCACCCGGGGCAACGAGGCGGAGCGGGTGCGGATGTTGGACTGCCTCTGCACCAACGAGACGCACTTCTTCCGCGAGCCGGAGCACTTCGAGTTCCTGCGCCAGCGCGTCTTCCCGGAGTGGACGCGGCGGGCGGCCCAGGGGCTGATGGCGCGGCGGGTGCGCGTGTGGAGCGCGGCGTGCTCGACGGGCGAGGAGCCGTACTCGCTCGCCATGGAGCTGCTCTCGCACTTCCCCCCGGGCTCGGGATGGGAGGTGGAGGTGCTGGCGACGGACCTGTCCACGTGGGCCCTGGAGCGGGCCAGGCAGGGACTGTGGCCGGTGGAGAAGGCGGCGACCATCCCCGGGCCGCTGCTGAGGACCTTCATGCTGCGAGGTGTACGCAGCCAGGAGGGGTGGATGCAGGCGGGGCCGGAGCTGCGCTCGGTGCTGCGCTTCGCGCGCGTCAACTTGAACGACGAGCGCGGCTGGCCGGCGGGGCCCTTCGAGCTCGTCTTCTGCCGCAACGTCCTCATCTACTTCGGGGCCCAGGCGCGCGCGCAGGCCCTGAGCGCGCTGTTGCGGCGGCTGCCTCCCACGGGCTACCTCTTCCTCGGACACGCGGAGAGCCTCACCGGTGGCTCCGAGCCCGCCCGCTGCGTGGCTCCCAACATCTACTGCGCGAAGCCTCCGCCTCCCGCGGGCGCCAGCCCTACTTGATGCGCTCGAGCGCCAGGTCGAACAGGGAGGACTCCAGCCGCTCCAGGTCCTTGTCGGAGATGCCCAGCATGGAGAAGGAGACGCGGTGGGTGCCGATCTTCCGCTGCACCGACACCAGCTTCGCCCGGCCCGTCACCGGCTCCTGATTGCCCGGCAGGCGCAGCGTGAAGCCGGGCTCCTCCGAGTCGGAGGGCGGCTTGTGCATCATCACCGAGAAGCCCCCGCACGACACATCCAGCGTCATGGAGCGCGCCGGCCCCGTGGACAGGCTCAGGTCCACCTGCAGGCCCTGCGCGATGCGAAACGTGCGGCGGGCGGACTGGCCGGGGGGCAGCATCATTCCCTGGGCCGCCGTCAGCGCCCGCGCGAACTGCTCCCGGGCGGCGTTGTAGCGCCGCTTGTCCTCCTCCGGTAGCTGTCCCTTTCGCGCACGTTCATGGAGCGTCCGGAAGTGCTCCACCCACTGGTTCGGGCTCATCACGGCTCCTTTACGGAGGGGTGATGCCCACGCGGTCCAGCGCGAAGTCGATGAGGAAACCCTCCAGCATCTCCATCTCACGCTCGGTGAGGTCCAGGAAGGCGAACGAGGCCCGGTGCTTGTCGGCCCTCTGGAACTGCGACACCACCCGCACCCGGCCCGCCAGCGACGAGCCATCCGGCAGGTGCAGCAGCGTGCTCGGCCGCTCCGCCGTGTCCACCGCGTGCGGCAGCATCACCGAGAAGCCTCCCGCCGAGATGTCCAACGTGTTCGTCCACACGTTGCCATAGGCCATCTGGAGCTCCACCGGCAGCTGGTGCGCCACGCGGTAGTGGCGTCGCGCCTCCGCCCCGTCCAGCATCAGGCCCTGGGCATTCAACAGCGCCCGCGCGAACTGCTCGCGCGCCGCCAGGTAGGCCTGCCGCTCGGACTCCGGCAGCTGCCCCCGTCGGGCCCGCGTGTGGAGCGAACGGAAATCGTCGATGAACTGGATCACGCCCATGGTGTCACTCCTCTGGCTTCCTACTTTCCGGAAATTTCGCCCTCCCGTCCATCAGGGAGTGGGCGTCAATCCCAGGTTCCTCGCGGCTTCCCGGAACGTCTCCACCGCGGGGGTGGCCTGTCGCGTCAATTCCGCGTTTCCACGATCGACCCGGAACAGGCCGAAGCGCGGTTCATACCCCTCCGCCCACTCGAAGTTGTCGATCAGGCTCCAGTGGAAATAGCCGCGCACGTCCACCCCCTTCGCCACCGCCTGCTCCACCGCGTACAGGTGGCTGCGCAGGTAGTAGGGCCGACGCTCTCCCGTGCGATCATCCATGCCGTTCTCCGTGACGACCAGCGGCACGCCGAAGTTCGCGAAGCGCTCGAGCAACAGGTAGAGGCCCTCCGGATGCAGCTCCCAGCCCAGATCATTGGTGTCGTACCCGGCGGGTACGTACTTGTGGGAGAAGGACGGTGAGGTGTCCTGACGGATGTGATCCCTCGTGTAGTAATTGATGCCGAGATAATCGATGGATCCCTTCAGGCCGGGAATGTCCCGCTGGAGGGACACCGAGCCGGGCACGAAGAGGGAGATGCGGCCGGTGCGCAGGGCCTCGGGGACGCTCTCGTTGAAGAAGGCGTCGGTGAGGCCGGACACGGCCACGTCGGTGACGGAGCCGCTGGCGGGTTGGAAGTAGCGCACATGGTGGGCGATGCTGATGAGCGTGGCCTTGCCGTCCCCATCCGCGTCCACCGTGTCGAGGGCGCGGAGCTGGCGCGCGGCGCGGGCGTGGGCCTCCATGAGGTTGGCCAGCACCTGGGCCGCGGCCACGGTGTCCGTCTTCCCCGGCGGCCAGACGCCGTCCATGTAGCCGAACACCGCGAGCACGTTGGGCTCGTTGATGGTGCACCACCAGTCCACGTCGGCGCCGAGCAGCTCGGCCACCCGGCCGGAGAAGCGCTCGAAGGCGTCCAGCGTGGCGGGGTTCTCCCAGCCACCGGACTCGGCCACCCAGTTGGGCAGCGTGAAGTGGTGCAGCGTCACCATGGGCTCGATTCCCTGGACGCGCAGGGTGTGGGCCCACTGACGGTAGCGCTCGGCGGCCTCGGCGTTCCACGCGCCGGGCGTGGGCTCCAGGCGGCTCCACTCCACGCCGAAGCGGTAGGCGTTGGAGCCCAGCTGCTTCATCGACTTCACGTCCTCGTCGAAGCGGTTCCACGAGTCCGCGGCGGGGCCGGACACACTCCGGTCCTTGATGTGGGGCGCGCCATCCGGGAAGGAGGCGCGCTCCCAGGTGGCCCAGTCGTTCTCGTTGCCACCCTCGATTTGATGGCTGGAGGTGGAGGTGCCGAGCAGGAAGCCTCGGGGCAGGCCCTTGCCGATGGGGGCGGCGTTCACCCGGGCTGGATCGAACGAGGGCCGCTCGCTGCAGCCGGCGAGGAGGGCGAGGCCGAGAAGGAGGGCGCGGGGGCTCATGGCTGGGCGGAAGTGGAGGAGGAGGGGCGGGTGGAGAGGCCCACGGTGAGCATCGCGGACTGGGCGCTGCCGAGACGGAAGGCGAAGCCCTCCACCTGGAGGCCCAGGGAGGAGGAGAGGGGGATGTGGGCCCACGCGCGGGCTCCAAGGGGAAGGACATACGCCAGGCCCAGTCCGTTCCAGGAGGCGCCGAGGTGGGCGGGGACGAGGCCGTGCAGGTCGAGCAGCCCCGCGTGCAGGTCCACGGGGCCCACGCGGTAGAGGGCTTTCACCGAGGGTAGCACCTGGAGGGCGGGCCGCGCGGTGTAGGCGAGGTTGAGCACGGGGCCGCCGACGAGGCTCCAGCGCTCGCCGGTGTAGCCGGCGCGGGCGGTGAGGGTGAGGCTGGCGCCGGAGCCGTGGCGTTGCAGGGGCACGAGGGAGAGGACGCCGGCGTCGAGGGTGAAGCCGCCGAGGAGGAGGTGGCCCGAGGCGGCCTGGGAGGCGAAGGGGCTCATCCATGCGCCACCGCCATACGTGTAGCCGCCGGTGAGGGCGCCGAGGTCCACGCGCAGCTCCGAGTGGGGCAGGGCGCGCGGGGCGGACTGTGCTCGGGCGGCGGGCGCCACGGCGAGCGCGAGGAGGAGGAGGTGGCGGGAACGCATGGCGGCTCGCAGGATAACCGGGCGGCCATGGCCGACGGAACCCCGGGAGGCGGGGTTTTCCCCCGGTGTGTGTCTTTCTTTTTCTCAGAGAGAGCGGAGTCGAGGGCCGTCACAATCGAGGGGTCCCCACCCTGTCTCCTCACGGAGGTTCTGCGCAGGGGAGGCCCATGCGGCGACAAGCGCGAGAAGATGAGGAGGCCGTTGGCTCCACGCCATTGGAGAAACCGTCTCCAGTGCGGTGTCCATCCAGCTTTCACGCGGATGGTACGTACGGGAAGGATCTGCTCGACATCGACCAGGATGTCGCCGCGTTCGCCACGCTGATCGCCGCATGCTCCGTCACGCCCCCCCTCTCCATCGGGCTGTTCGGAGAGTGGGGCTCGGGCAAGACCTTCTTCATGCGACGCATCCGTGACGCGGTCGATGCCCTCTCCCGGGAGGCGCGAGACTCGGGGCGGATGCAGCGGGACCTGCCCTTCTACAAGCGCATCGTGCAGATCGAATTCAATGCCTGGCACTACGCCGAGGGCAACCTCTGGGCCAGCCTCGCCCAGCACATCTTCGAGAACCTGAGTGTGTCCGGAGAGGAAGATCGGACCGTCACCGAGAAGTTGCAGGAGCACCTGCTGCGGGAGCTGAGGGCCCGGGAGGGGACGCAGCGGCAGGCGAGCCAGGAGGAGCAGCGGGCCGAGAAGGCGGTCCAGGACACCGAGCGCGCGGTGAACGAGGCCCGGGAGCAGCTCGACACCCAGGCGCGGGTCGTGGCCGAGAAGTCCAAGCGCAAGGCCCTGCTCGGCTTCGCGCTACCGGAAGCGCAGACGGCGGTGAACAAGCTCCGGCGGGTGTTGGAGCTCCAGCCCGTGGAGGAGAATGCCAGGGAGGTCCAGGCCGGGTTGGCGGAGGTGAAGGGGATCGTCCAGCGTGGCGGCACGCTCCTGTCACCCCTGCTCCACGCTCCGGACAGGCGGAAGCGGTGGCTCGCGCTCGTGGGCAGCTTGTTGGTGGGACCCGTGGCCCTGCTCGTCGTGTGGACGCTCCTCGAGCTCCTGGGACAGACGCGCATCGCCTGGCTGTCCGCGCTGTCCTCCGGGGTCATGGCGTTGCTGACCTCGTTCGCGGCCTGGGCTCGCAAGCAGCTCGGCTGGTTCTCTGGCTTCCTGGACAAGGTCGAAGGGGTCCAACGCCAGTACGAAGAGGACCTGGCGGTGCAACTCGCGGATGAGACGGCCGAGCTCCAGAGGCTGGAGCAGGAGCTGCAACGGCTCCAGTCGGACTACAGCGCCGCGCGGCACCTCCACCAGGAGGCCCAGCGCCGCGTCTCCGAGTCGAAGGCGGAGCTGGAGATGTCCACCGCGAGCAAGCTGCTCGCCCAGTACGTCGAGGATCGTGCGGCGAGCACCGACTACCGCAGACATCTCGGGGTGCTCGCGCTCCTGCGAAACGACTTCGAGGTCCTGTCGGGCCTCGTCGAGGAGGAGAACTGGCGGCTGGATCCGCCCATCCCCGGAGAGCGCCCGCGCTCCGTGAAGAAGTACGAGACCCTGGAGGAGGAGGAAGAGGAGAAGACCCGGCGCATCAACCGCATCGTCCTCTATATCGACGACCTCGATCGTTGCCAGACCAGCAAGGTCGTGGAGGTGTTGGAGGCGGTGCACCTGCTGCTCTCCTTCCCCTTGTTCGTCGTGGTCGTCAGTGTGGATGGCTGGTGGCTCACCCGCTCGCTCAAGGTCCACTT
This is a stretch of genomic DNA from Archangium violaceum. It encodes these proteins:
- a CDS encoding response regulator, with translation MPKKKILLVDDSHTVLLLHRMMLSHCGYELLTARDGQEALDKAFVERPDLIFLDVLMPRLDGFQTCRALRLRSEMKDVPIILVTTRGEPHYVRQGFESGCTDYITKPFDGEELLAKVRSHLEEARPS
- a CDS encoding chemotaxis protein CheA — translated: MDLDREQLLATFAEESGELLNEMEQKLLALETHPDEEGLMCIFRGAHTVKGAAGALGFSAMADVAHVVEDVLEVVQERRLPVSDEQVSLLLESVDRLREMMQGALVGREGPLEGHEALLERLRACGAALRQQARPMVAPAVPAEEPVVEEAPAGGRRGRTLRVDLEKLDRIATLTGELAIARTRLAQVLSTGTAEEALGVHLEADRLHEELREEVMRVRMVPVGPLFRQHLRTVRDLARAERKWARLVLKGEDVEVDTALVDGLREPLLHLVRNAVDHGLETPDERRAAGKEACGTLVLRAFHEPGSLVVELSDDGRGLRYDRLREKARGLGLEPERMTVEELEELVFMPGLSTADTVTEVSGRGVGMDVVRRSVEALRGMVTLRSEEGRGTTMTLRVPLTLATIQGFSVGVGEETYVLPLDAVRECLELPAERCGQPGGGVLNLRGRSLPYLRLREVLGVEGPGPARENVVVLGHGGGRAGLVVDALHGEGQCVLKPLGRLFRHVPGVSGSTILGSGRVGLVLDVPTLLRMAMRQRAAAR
- a CDS encoding PilZ domain-containing protein; the encoded protein is MPLASHALSTQSGVSAELSRRVLLVDGVKELRLSLTPLLRTVGCEVVSVDSLIAARVELGRFRPLMVLVDWRALPQDGGTGCGVLRSHPVHGDVPILVVVGENTPAELLEACVRSGAEDCVLGPVRINELQARLDVLRDKTPWSAPRLVERRTPRTVLLVGETPDAHDALGPHLEACGHHLLHAATRERALALAAEHAEPIHLLLVRTAVTSAEEMLRVEHLRTDAHLGRVPTVVVTDADVTDVQSFGQVWMSARTLAPRHLLARINGLLQRNLAALLVDERVPFVCPVEFREVGGYSWSSCYSSALSPGALFVRTLVPARSGSALELRIHLPTTREVLEGPGLVAWSNAYAPRRTASYPLGMGIQFLGMSPRRLMQLRELIRFSSGA
- a CDS encoding methyl-accepting chemotaxis protein — protein: MFDNLSITRKLQLGFGAVVALLFVVTWGSFILFVDLVKTAEEDYRSFEGVQEVRSMGIALLDHEARLQAFALTGNENYAQILPQRQSEFLRSHGKVKELMLDNAYEQELLQKMLDQYQQHFLPYAERLLALRRGVDAGRVPMEQLLDYAKNAQGQTVVEAMRGMAIALRQEEQNQRDRRNEASGAHVALVKQMLAAGGVVGPLLAVLLAWALSRSIVRPLHEGARLTGKLASGDLTHSIEANGRDETALMMRGLREMVQRFNSVLGEVRGAVGSLSGASGQVAAAAQALSQGTSTQAASVEESTTSLNQLSVSISQNAETSKLLEGMAVQGATDAEESGLAVNETVEAMAAIAERIGIVEEIAYQTNLLALNAAVEAARAGEHGRGFAVVASEVRKLAERSQKAAKEIGGLASSSVKVAERSGMLLKQLVPSIRKTAQLVQQVAAVSREQASGVMQMNRAMVQVDQVTQRNASAAEELSSTAEELAAQAESLQQMMTFFRVAEHVQGAVQQVRSLRPPPVQLSMHPPAQGLRAVAQATPAAHAGLPMMSERAAAASEQDFKRF
- a CDS encoding methyl-accepting chemotaxis protein, which encodes MLENLTISRKLQLGFGVLVALLVAAIWGAFSFFMMLVGYDWYYRSHEVRIELRSMGIAHIDTERRVQEYLLTGNESILEPLAQRKNTFLKSHAQVKKLVGDNASEQEQLQQMLDQYQQQFLPHIEHLQQLRRDVDAGRVPMQAIVDYLKQGKGQRLLNDLYGLAESISQSEIAERQRLEEISDAQVQSVKQMLVTGGVVGPLLAVLLAWMLSRSIVRPLQGAMDLTGKLASGDLTHSIEVRGRDETARMMVGLREMVQRFNSVLGEVRGAVGSLSGASGQVAAAAQALSQGTSTQAASVEETTTSLSQLSASISQNAETSKLLEGMAVQGATDAEESGLAVNETVEAMAAIAERIGIVEEIAYQTNLLALNAAVEAARAGEHGRGFAVVASEVRKLAERSQKAAKEIGGLASSSVKVAERSGMLLKQLVPSIRKTAQLVQQVAAVSREQASGVMQMNRAMVQVDQVTQRNASAAEELSSTAEELAAQAESLQQMMTFFRVAGQVAAQQVRSLRPPPVQLPIHPPAQGLRAMAQAMPAAQATHASFPVVTDRAAAASDQDFKRF
- a CDS encoding GAF domain-containing protein is translated as MREQLRWENEALRAEVATLRAENEQLKRSLERRSEDEQWRAQRQGLVEAELSHLVRLRVASQRLHESLNPGELMDILQDLLVNLVGSEMLGIFELEPTGQTLVLRVSMGIDAERFRRLPLGEDPIGRAARTGAPWLADLMEGVSEQARHEGPRACVPLRLGGHVLGMMVLFGLLPHKQRLVQEDRELLELLATEGARALYCARGISAGTRS